CGGTGGATTTCTTCGGGATCAAGCAAGACCCTGGGCAGGTCTTCCTCGGTATCCAGTTCCAGGGTGACTCCGCACGCCTCGGCACGCGGAAGCATCAGTTCATGGATCTCCCGTAAAATGCGGTTGGGATCGCAAGGCCGCCTTTCAAGTTCCCTTTCCCTTGCATAGTTCAACAATTCCAGGGCCATGTCCTTTATCCTGTCGATGTTTTCCTTGATCATCCGCCACCCCTGGAGAAGATAGGTCCTGTTGTCCAGCTCCAATCCCTTCTCCAGGACAAAGGCACCGCCCGTAAGGCCGCTGGTGATGTTTTTAATGGCATGGGCGAGACCGGCCACAGTTTGCCCAACTGCCGCCAATCGCTCCGCCTCCATGAGGGCCCTGGTCTTTTCCTCTACGAGTTTTTCGAGATTCTCCGTGTGCTCGCGAATCTGCTTCTTGAAGAAGATTTTCTCCTTTGCCCTGCCCAGGGCGATATCAAGGGCATCGTCATTGATGGGTTTTGTTATGAAATCGGCTGCGTCGTTCTTGATGCTCTGGATGGCCAGATCCATGTCGCCATGGCCCGTAATCATGATGACCTCTGTCTCCGGGC
The Deltaproteobacteria bacterium genome window above contains:
- a CDS encoding response regulator, translating into MEEKILLVDDEEGIRKVLGISLRDRGYEVFTAGNGEEALRVFRRENPAIVLTDIKMPGMDGIEVLRQIKAESPETEVIMITGHGDMDLAIQSIKNDAADFITKPINDDALDIALGRAKEKIFFKKQIREHTENLEKLVEEKTRALMEAERLAAVGQTVAGLAHAIKNITSGLTGGAFVLEKGLELDNRTYLLQGWRMIKENIDRIKDMALELLNYARERELERRPCDPNRILREIHELMLPRAEACGVTLELDTEEDLPRVLLDPEEIHRCLLNLVTNAIEACEGKGASPEPLRVVLRSRRNGAGGVSFEIIDNGCGMDEETREKVFRRFFSTKGSRGTGLGLMITKKIVDAHGGRIELQSEEKKGTRFIIRLPGEGGESGEEAGNP